The Pyrococcus kukulkanii genome contains a region encoding:
- a CDS encoding DUF257 family protein has protein sequence MESMNELFNLLDNLNPGEIVVMKAESSSYGPEFFAILLKKYSELRGKELVIVDMLDTLHVLSEHLRIFGFKDAFSDIPVVKVGGTINIGKVIKRVGIAGEHILYVKRYREVLEDYLREKKKEIIVLVVGCERLMALLSKYNDFYQIIVEIQKSLGHENTIVIYIMDTSVTKRLPLDPLPELERIATTVVKAEPREGAGIFRVEKMPIVGIIKRTIEITTPTIMNLLLTLKQVRT, from the coding sequence ATGGAGTCAATGAATGAGCTCTTTAATTTACTTGATAACCTTAATCCGGGAGAAATAGTGGTTATGAAAGCAGAATCAAGCTCCTATGGTCCAGAATTCTTTGCAATATTGCTAAAGAAATATTCGGAGCTCAGAGGGAAGGAACTGGTTATAGTCGACATGCTTGACACGCTACACGTGCTGTCGGAGCACCTTAGGATATTTGGATTTAAGGATGCATTTAGTGATATCCCAGTTGTAAAAGTTGGAGGAACGATTAACATTGGAAAGGTAATAAAAAGGGTTGGCATAGCAGGAGAACATATACTCTACGTGAAGAGATATAGGGAAGTTCTTGAAGATTATCTAAGGGAGAAGAAAAAGGAAATTATCGTCTTAGTCGTAGGATGCGAAAGGTTAATGGCTCTCCTCTCGAAGTATAATGACTTTTATCAAATAATTGTGGAAATTCAGAAGTCATTAGGACACGAAAATACTATTGTGATATATATTATGGACACTAGTGTAACGAAAAGGCTACCGTTGGATCCACTCCCAGAACTAGAGAGAATAGCAACAACCGTCGTTAAAGCAGAGCCCAGGGAAGGGGCGGGTATCTTTAGGGTTGAGAAAATGCCTATAGTGGGGATAATAAAGAGGACTATAGAAATAACAACACCCACGATAATGAACCTACTCCTCACATTGAAACAAGTCCGTACTTAA
- a CDS encoding methyl-accepting chemotaxis protein — MEFKKKIIGTVVIGMLLLAVISGILMVYNSKKAAKSAAEDILPIMQGFAQKEVIAQANSVSGQFDAFFEEIMALGRVAQGAVISSIDEMYSIYRVKFGDPGYERFLKAFLLKKFEVIQKAEPRVYYVYFGDINGNMYMYPEEELPEGYDPRVRPWYKQASEEGHAVFTDPYPDATTGKWVITYAIPIYQDGKLIGVVGLDVFIDTLVEAIKQSKVGKTGYAFILNEDGLTIAHPNEDYIMKLNVNDNPQLKPIAEFLKSGKEEGLITYEWQGAKVIAAARKIKGPGWYVFVRVPEAEITGPIIEAISLMEKDLERSSFTTVIISVILAIAFVVVIYKVISSSLGPLVSLAYVAQALAEGRLSEVRERLAKIRYLENDEIGALIRAFEAVGKDMIGALQAISKRLERLAEGDLSNGLSVEVKGELREIIEDVKTVTKKLKETVGTLVEMTNELEKKANVLAQVANDVTEAINQVTEAIQQVSTEAQRQQETINEITEGVRLMSQVSEENVRAMDEFEAAVNEVVNIANEGSKKGDEALQRITDIQEMMSAIEESVSKVAEMSRNIEEITNVITNIAEQTNLLALNAAIEAARAGEAGRGFAVVAQEIRKLAEESKQAADNIKNIIDQITDEIREAVETTKKGVQVIGESSDTLKDSISYLSHIAELLQETSERMSNVKSQVLRTQEEIEKALRALENLAASAEETTASAEEVSSAMEEQTAAIEELRRASQDLKDIVERVEKVISKFKL; from the coding sequence GCAGCGAAGAGCGCAGCTGAGGATATACTTCCAATAATGCAGGGGTTTGCACAAAAGGAAGTTATTGCGCAGGCTAACAGCGTTAGTGGACAGTTTGATGCATTCTTTGAGGAGATCATGGCTTTGGGCAGGGTAGCTCAGGGGGCAGTAATAAGCTCGATTGATGAGATGTACTCAATATATAGGGTGAAGTTCGGTGACCCAGGATATGAGCGCTTTCTCAAAGCGTTTCTACTAAAAAAGTTTGAAGTAATTCAGAAGGCTGAGCCTAGGGTGTACTATGTGTACTTCGGGGACATTAACGGCAACATGTATATGTATCCGGAGGAAGAGCTTCCTGAAGGGTATGACCCGAGGGTTAGACCTTGGTATAAGCAGGCAAGCGAGGAGGGACACGCTGTATTCACTGATCCTTATCCGGATGCAACAACTGGAAAATGGGTTATAACGTATGCTATTCCAATATACCAAGATGGCAAATTGATTGGAGTAGTTGGTCTAGATGTTTTCATCGACACCTTGGTAGAGGCAATAAAACAGTCTAAAGTTGGTAAGACTGGATACGCATTTATTCTTAATGAGGATGGTCTTACAATAGCGCATCCAAATGAAGATTACATAATGAAACTAAACGTAAACGACAACCCTCAACTGAAGCCAATAGCAGAGTTTCTTAAGAGTGGGAAGGAAGAAGGTCTTATAACATACGAATGGCAAGGAGCAAAAGTAATAGCAGCAGCTAGAAAAATAAAAGGGCCGGGCTGGTATGTATTTGTTAGAGTCCCGGAGGCAGAAATCACAGGGCCTATCATTGAGGCAATCTCTCTAATGGAGAAGGACTTGGAGAGGAGCTCGTTTACGACTGTTATAATATCAGTGATCCTTGCAATAGCGTTTGTAGTGGTAATTTATAAGGTCATTTCATCATCCCTAGGACCCTTAGTGAGCTTAGCTTATGTAGCTCAGGCATTGGCTGAGGGTAGGCTGAGTGAAGTCAGAGAGAGACTTGCCAAGATAAGGTATTTAGAGAATGACGAGATAGGAGCCCTCATAAGGGCGTTTGAGGCTGTAGGCAAAGATATGATCGGTGCTTTGCAGGCGATAAGCAAGAGGCTTGAGAGATTAGCTGAGGGTGACTTGAGCAACGGTCTAAGTGTTGAAGTCAAGGGTGAGCTTAGGGAGATAATAGAGGACGTTAAGACTGTAACCAAGAAGCTCAAGGAGACTGTGGGTACTCTCGTTGAAATGACGAACGAACTCGAGAAGAAGGCGAACGTTCTTGCCCAGGTAGCTAATGACGTTACCGAGGCTATTAACCAAGTCACGGAGGCCATTCAGCAGGTTAGCACAGAGGCCCAGAGGCAACAGGAGACGATCAACGAGATTACAGAGGGTGTTAGGTTAATGTCCCAAGTTAGCGAAGAAAATGTCAGGGCAATGGATGAGTTCGAGGCCGCGGTTAATGAAGTTGTTAACATAGCCAACGAAGGAAGTAAGAAGGGTGATGAGGCATTGCAGAGAATCACGGACATTCAAGAGATGATGAGTGCCATAGAAGAGTCGGTAAGCAAGGTCGCGGAGATGAGTAGAAACATTGAGGAGATCACTAACGTCATCACGAATATAGCAGAGCAGACTAACCTACTTGCATTGAACGCAGCAATTGAAGCTGCAAGGGCTGGAGAAGCTGGAAGGGGATTTGCAGTTGTTGCCCAAGAGATTAGAAAGCTAGCTGAAGAGAGCAAGCAGGCTGCTGACAATATTAAGAACATAATTGACCAAATAACGGATGAGATAAGAGAGGCCGTTGAAACCACTAAGAAGGGAGTGCAGGTTATAGGAGAGTCCTCTGACACTCTTAAGGATTCTATAAGCTACCTCAGCCACATAGCCGAACTACTACAGGAAACAAGTGAAAGGATGAGCAATGTTAAATCTCAGGTCCTCAGAACCCAAGAAGAAATTGAAAAGGCCCTTAGGGCCCTTGAAAACCTCGCTGCGAGTGCTGAAGAGACTACAGCTAGCGCTGAAGAGGTTAGTTCTGCAATGGAGGAGCAGACTGCTGCCATTGAAGAGCTAAGAAGGGCATCCCAGGATCTTAAGGATATTGTTGAGAGGGTGGAGAAGGTTATATCTAAGTTCAAGCTTTAG
- a CDS encoding glycerate kinase type-2 family protein: protein MKEFALELVKEAINAADPYKAVKRVVKVQGNKIIVDGKEFLVKGGIYVIAFGKAACEMARAIEEIVGVEDGVAVTKYGYGRPLKKIRVIEAGHPVPDENSIKGAEEALRILEKTSEDDIIFVLISGGGSALFELPEDGITLEDLKRTNELLITSGATIHEINTVRKHISKVKGGKLAKRIKGIGIALIISDVVGDNLEAIASGPTVKDPTTFKDAKRILDLYGIWEKVPESVRAVIEKGIKGEIDETLKEDLPNIYNFLIASNSKSCEAIVKKAREKGFDAYILTTVLEGEAREVGIFIASIAKEIAERGRPFRPPVVLVFGGETTVTIKGESGKGGPNQEIALSASRKIRGLNVTLVAFDTDGTDGPTDAAGGIVDGKTYEKLRSEGIDVEEYLFSHNAYEALKRVGALLFTGPTGTNVNSIVIAIIEKT from the coding sequence ATGAAGGAATTTGCCCTAGAGCTCGTTAAAGAAGCAATAAATGCAGCGGATCCATACAAAGCCGTGAAAAGAGTCGTAAAAGTTCAGGGGAATAAAATAATAGTGGATGGAAAAGAGTTCTTAGTTAAAGGAGGCATTTATGTTATAGCCTTTGGAAAAGCCGCTTGCGAGATGGCAAGGGCCATAGAAGAAATCGTTGGAGTTGAAGACGGAGTAGCTGTAACCAAGTATGGCTATGGAAGACCCTTAAAGAAAATCAGGGTGATAGAAGCTGGCCATCCTGTCCCGGATGAAAACTCAATTAAAGGAGCAGAAGAAGCCTTGAGGATCTTAGAGAAGACAAGCGAAGATGACATTATTTTTGTATTAATCTCGGGAGGGGGCTCAGCCCTATTTGAGCTTCCGGAAGATGGAATAACGCTTGAAGATCTAAAGAGAACAAATGAGCTCTTAATAACGAGTGGGGCAACAATACATGAGATAAACACGGTTAGGAAGCATATCTCCAAAGTTAAAGGTGGAAAGCTTGCAAAGAGAATTAAAGGAATAGGGATCGCCCTGATAATATCGGATGTCGTGGGAGATAACCTGGAGGCAATAGCATCTGGACCAACGGTTAAAGATCCAACAACTTTCAAAGATGCGAAGAGAATTCTTGATCTATATGGAATATGGGAGAAAGTGCCAGAGAGCGTCAGAGCTGTTATAGAAAAAGGCATAAAGGGGGAGATTGATGAAACACTAAAAGAAGATCTTCCAAATATTTATAACTTCCTAATAGCTAGTAATTCTAAATCCTGCGAGGCAATAGTCAAGAAAGCCAGGGAGAAAGGTTTTGATGCCTACATACTAACCACTGTTCTAGAAGGTGAAGCTAGGGAGGTAGGTATTTTCATAGCTTCAATAGCGAAGGAGATAGCTGAGAGGGGAAGACCATTTAGACCGCCGGTGGTTTTAGTATTCGGAGGGGAGACGACAGTGACAATTAAGGGAGAAAGCGGTAAGGGGGGCCCAAACCAGGAGATAGCACTTAGTGCATCAAGAAAAATAAGGGGGCTCAATGTCACGTTGGTTGCCTTTGATACGGATGGAACCGACGGGCCGACGGACGCCGCTGGGGGGATAGTGGATGGGAAAACTTATGAAAAGCTAAGAAGCGAAGGAATTGACGTTGAAGAATATTTATTCTCTCATAATGCGTATGAAGCCCTCAAGAGAGTTGGAGCTCTGTTATTCACTGGACCCACGGGAACGAATGTGAATTCAATAGTTATTGCAATTATTGAGAAAACTTAA
- a CDS encoding CheF family chemotaxis protein has translation MAIAETRVKVAIQSSWKSLRGVSWRDAIAQLDSDRLVIKYLRMGEVVGEDSFPFSALSDISVRIPDEVKLNPEKEHFGIKFYIPTRGEILLILTIEENLLIYDEKKFLDFIHKIFETLINGKPAMIQLARIVGGAINMESKWQKGWLRVVKVKSARTQKTERSVVVITEDKKPISIFSDIEDIEVEEVDMDGRKVKAWKIRHYYINQSVTSYLYIPEKQTQLFVLRYLLKYNPGTMEFIMKIADDFPALKAEFQEFMERELRELEALDEMEKQILVALYSGIDPLELHQFLGVSEKEIEEIYDRMIDKGLLKIVMIRKVVDLTNEGRRLVNKLLKYGLVSM, from the coding sequence ATGGCGATAGCAGAAACTAGAGTTAAAGTGGCTATTCAGTCATCTTGGAAGAGCTTGAGGGGGGTTAGTTGGAGGGATGCTATTGCTCAGCTGGACTCGGATAGGTTAGTTATTAAGTACCTAAGGATGGGAGAGGTAGTTGGTGAGGATAGCTTTCCATTCTCAGCTCTTAGTGACATTAGCGTGAGGATTCCAGATGAAGTTAAACTGAACCCTGAGAAGGAGCATTTTGGAATAAAATTTTACATCCCAACGAGGGGTGAGATACTCCTCATACTGACGATAGAGGAGAATCTCCTGATATATGATGAGAAAAAGTTCCTTGACTTTATCCACAAGATATTTGAGACTTTAATCAATGGAAAGCCCGCCATGATACAACTTGCGAGAATCGTTGGTGGAGCTATAAACATGGAATCTAAGTGGCAGAAGGGTTGGCTTAGAGTAGTTAAAGTAAAATCTGCGAGAACTCAAAAGACTGAGAGGAGTGTTGTGGTCATAACCGAGGATAAGAAACCGATCTCAATATTCTCGGATATTGAAGACATAGAAGTAGAGGAAGTTGATATGGATGGTAGAAAGGTCAAGGCCTGGAAAATAAGGCACTACTATATAAATCAGAGTGTTACCTCCTACTTATATATCCCAGAAAAGCAGACCCAACTCTTCGTCCTGAGGTATTTATTAAAGTATAACCCAGGAACAATGGAGTTCATAATGAAAATAGCTGATGACTTTCCAGCTTTAAAAGCGGAGTTTCAGGAGTTCATGGAGAGGGAGTTAAGGGAGTTAGAGGCCCTGGATGAAATGGAGAAGCAGATACTTGTTGCATTGTACTCTGGTATAGATCCCCTTGAGCTACATCAATTCCTAGGTGTTAGTGAGAAGGAGATTGAGGAAATATATGACAGGATGATAGATAAGGGGCTCCTGAAAATTGTGATGATAAGGAAAGTGGTTGATTTAACTAATGAGGGAAGGAGGCTTGTGAATAAGTTGCTTAAGTACGGACTTGTTTCAATGTGA